One region of Niallia sp. Man26 genomic DNA includes:
- a CDS encoding sigma-70 family RNA polymerase sigma factor: MIELVKLGDDDAFRQLVEKYRQDVFRTIYSILKDQKEAEDAAQEVFLKIYYSLPKYENQGFKTWITRIAVNHSIDVKRKQQRRKEDITEQIELDTGKKDNVVAEVLIRQQRKLLREKLNDIPDNYRDVIYGYYIAEKSYQQLAEEQNVQVKTIETKLYRARIWLKKHWKEEDFL, translated from the coding sequence TTGATTGAGTTAGTCAAACTTGGAGATGATGATGCATTTAGACAGCTCGTCGAGAAGTATCGCCAAGATGTATTTCGCACAATTTACAGCATCCTGAAGGATCAGAAGGAAGCTGAAGATGCTGCACAGGAAGTATTCCTTAAAATTTATTACTCTCTCCCTAAATATGAAAACCAAGGATTTAAGACTTGGATAACGAGAATTGCTGTCAATCATTCGATTGATGTTAAGCGAAAACAGCAAAGAAGAAAAGAGGACATTACAGAACAAATCGAGCTGGATACAGGAAAAAAAGACAATGTAGTAGCAGAAGTGCTCATTAGGCAGCAGCGCAAGCTGTTAAGAGAAAAGCTCAACGATATTCCAGATAACTACCGTGATGTTATTTATGGCTACTATATTGCGGAAAAGAGCTATCAGCAATTGGCAGAAGAGCAAAATGTTCAAGTCAAAACAATTGAAACAAAACTGTACCGGGCAAGAATCTGGTTGAAGAAGCATTGGAAGGAGGAGGATTTCTTATGA